One window of Aerococcus tenax genomic DNA carries:
- the rsmG gene encoding 16S rRNA (guanine(527)-N(7))-methyltransferase RsmG yields MNPEEFKAALVEQGIDLTDLQMQQFESYYQLLVSWNEKINLTAITDRDEVYLKHFYDSLTLAFSLETDLTGKKLVDVGSGAGFPSIPLKIAFPQLQVSIVDSLNKRIKFIETVTEELGLAGVSAYHDRAEDFGQNKAFRGQFDLATARAVARLSVLSEYCLPLVKKGGLFVAMKAAKADEEIADAKKAIATLGGKFSQDLALELPGQAGERHLLVIEKRKETPNKYPRKAGLPNKKPIQ; encoded by the coding sequence ATGAACCCAGAAGAATTTAAGGCAGCCCTGGTTGAGCAGGGGATTGACCTGACCGATTTACAAATGCAACAATTTGAGAGCTACTACCAACTGCTGGTTTCCTGGAATGAAAAGATTAACCTCACCGCCATTACCGACCGCGATGAAGTGTATTTGAAACACTTTTATGATTCCCTGACCCTGGCTTTTAGCTTGGAGACCGATTTGACGGGTAAAAAGCTGGTTGACGTGGGATCGGGAGCGGGTTTTCCCAGCATCCCGCTCAAGATTGCTTTTCCCCAATTACAGGTCAGTATTGTTGACAGCTTGAACAAGCGGATCAAATTTATTGAAACTGTGACGGAAGAACTGGGACTAGCAGGCGTTTCAGCCTACCATGACCGGGCCGAAGATTTTGGACAAAATAAGGCCTTCCGCGGGCAATTTGACCTAGCCACCGCCCGGGCAGTCGCACGCTTGAGCGTTTTAAGTGAATACTGCCTACCCCTAGTGAAAAAAGGCGGCCTCTTTGTAGCCATGAAGGCAGCCAAGGCGGATGAAGAAATCGCTGATGCTAAGAAGGCCATTGCGACTTTAGGGGGCAAGTTTAGTCAAGACTTGGCCTTAGAACTCCCTGGCCAAGCCGGCGAACGCCATCTCCTAGTCATTGAAAAACGTAAAGAAACCCCCAATAAATACCCCCGCAAGGCCGGTTTGCCCAATAAGAAACCCATCCAATAG
- a CDS encoding sensor histidine kinase → MGLTYLGELFILMMERVGLIVLLAVLLVHFTYFKKLLVQRNSPKRMLSLIILFGFFAILSNLVGIQITSEGLKYSGLLTQISPNSSIANTRSLAIGVSGFVGGPWVGSAVGLIAGVHRFFQGNGSNAFYMVSSPLIGFLAGYAGKKSSSSNAYAPFIKPIKGSLVAVGLECIQLLFIGIFSREGWPLVQLIALPMILLNSVGTFIFLSTIVNTLIQEEQARAVQTHDVLALTMQTLPYLRSGLEGLKGEKAQELATMIKASTKVSAVSLTNQSKILAHVGAGIDHHFPSHDVITELSREVIESGQMRIAHSKSEIGCTHPDCPLEAAIVVPLKSNQQVLGSMKLYFTNPSQLSYVEEQLARGLGAIFSMQLELGEVQLQSKLLQDAEIKSLQAQVNPHFFFNTINTILAVMRFDHDRARQLLLQLTTYFRHNLQASRQTKIPVEKELEHLYAYLSLNDARFPDRYHIELDMPEALNQYLLPPLCIQVLVENAIRHAFPDKKDNNTVVIEIKKLDDKLEIVVADNGVGIEEDQLQRLGKESVESKEGTGTALENLARRIENLYGDKGSFQAANRPTGGARFTLTFPLELANKED, encoded by the coding sequence ATGGGACTGACTTATCTCGGTGAACTTTTCATTCTCATGATGGAAAGGGTCGGTTTGATTGTTCTCTTAGCCGTTCTCTTAGTTCACTTCACCTATTTTAAGAAACTACTGGTACAAAGAAATTCGCCTAAGCGAATGTTGTCTTTAATTATTTTGTTTGGCTTTTTTGCCATTCTCTCTAACTTAGTCGGGATTCAAATTACTTCAGAAGGCCTCAAGTATTCTGGCTTGCTGACTCAGATTTCTCCTAATTCATCCATTGCTAACACCCGGTCCCTAGCCATTGGGGTGTCCGGATTTGTCGGTGGCCCCTGGGTGGGAAGCGCGGTCGGCTTAATCGCTGGTGTTCACCGCTTCTTCCAAGGTAATGGATCCAACGCTTTCTATATGGTCTCTTCACCCCTGATTGGTTTTCTAGCCGGTTACGCGGGCAAAAAATCTTCCTCCAGCAATGCCTACGCCCCCTTCATCAAGCCCATCAAGGGGTCACTAGTAGCAGTGGGCTTAGAATGTATTCAACTGCTCTTTATCGGAATCTTCTCTCGGGAAGGTTGGCCTCTGGTCCAATTAATCGCCCTGCCGATGATTCTCTTAAACAGTGTGGGGACCTTTATCTTCCTCTCAACAATTGTCAATACCCTGATCCAGGAAGAACAAGCTCGGGCCGTCCAAACCCACGATGTCCTCGCCCTAACCATGCAAACCCTTCCCTACTTGCGGTCAGGTCTGGAAGGGCTCAAAGGGGAGAAAGCTCAAGAACTAGCAACCATGATCAAGGCCTCCACCAAGGTTTCGGCGGTTTCTTTGACCAACCAAAGCAAAATCCTGGCCCATGTTGGAGCGGGGATCGACCACCACTTTCCCAGCCACGATGTGATTACCGAGCTATCCCGGGAGGTCATTGAATCGGGACAGATGCGGATTGCCCACAGTAAGAGCGAAATTGGCTGTACCCATCCTGATTGCCCCCTAGAAGCCGCTATTGTGGTGCCCTTGAAGTCCAACCAGCAAGTCCTCGGTTCCATGAAGCTCTACTTCACTAACCCCAGCCAGCTCTCCTATGTGGAAGAGCAACTCGCCCGTGGTCTAGGGGCCATCTTCTCCATGCAGCTGGAACTGGGGGAAGTCCAACTACAAAGTAAGTTACTCCAAGATGCCGAAATTAAGTCCTTACAAGCCCAAGTCAACCCCCACTTTTTCTTTAATACCATTAATACGATCCTGGCGGTGATGCGCTTTGACCATGACCGGGCTCGTCAGCTCCTGCTCCAATTAACCACCTACTTCCGCCATAATCTCCAAGCCAGCCGGCAAACCAAGATCCCGGTGGAAAAGGAATTGGAACACCTCTATGCCTACCTGTCCTTGAATGACGCCCGTTTCCCTGACCGCTACCATATTGAACTGGACATGCCCGAGGCCCTTAACCAATATCTCCTGCCGCCCCTCTGTATCCAGGTCCTGGTAGAAAATGCGATCCGCCACGCCTTTCCCGACAAGAAGGACAATAATACTGTAGTCATTGAAATTAAGAAGCTGGACGACAAACTGGAAATTGTGGTCGCAGACAATGGTGTCGGGATTGAGGAAGACCAACTCCAACGCCTAGGTAAGGAAAGTGTCGAATCCAAGGAAGGGACTGGGACAGCTTTAGAGAACCTAGCAAGGCGGATTGAGAACCTTTACGGCGACAAAGGCAGCTTCCAAGCCGCCAACCGTCCAACTGGTGGCGCTCGCTTTACCCTGACATTTCCCTTAGAATTAGCTAACAAGGAGGACTAA
- a CDS encoding LytR/AlgR family response regulator transcription factor, which yields MKVLIVDDEQMARQELAYLVKEHDQVSQVKTADSIDQAITMMLDEKPDILFLDIHLEGETGFDLAEKLKAVHNPPYLIFATAYDQYALEAFEANANDYILKPFEESKIHAAIDKYYQSLERANGQVDPDQESKRHEAIPIQSNDRVYLLRPEEIYLVSVQGHTLSIETYDKTYDMAGSLSAIEKKLPKDLFLRTHRSYLINIDQIQEIQPWFNQTYQVTLRNGSKVPVSRSYLKDFKDRLPIE from the coding sequence ATGAAAGTTTTGATTGTTGATGACGAACAAATGGCGCGCCAAGAGCTGGCTTACTTGGTCAAGGAACACGACCAGGTTAGCCAGGTGAAAACCGCCGACAGCATTGACCAAGCCATCACCATGATGTTGGATGAAAAGCCCGATATCCTGTTTTTAGACATCCACCTCGAGGGCGAAACCGGCTTTGACCTGGCAGAGAAATTAAAGGCTGTCCATAACCCACCCTATCTCATCTTTGCCACAGCCTATGACCAATATGCCCTGGAGGCCTTTGAAGCTAATGCCAATGACTATATCTTGAAACCCTTTGAAGAGTCCAAGATCCATGCCGCCATCGATAAATACTACCAAAGCTTGGAACGGGCTAATGGCCAAGTCGACCCAGACCAGGAAAGTAAACGCCATGAGGCTATCCCTATCCAAAGTAATGACCGGGTCTACCTCCTCCGTCCCGAAGAAATCTACCTGGTTTCGGTCCAAGGTCATACCCTCAGTATCGAAACTTATGACAAGACCTATGACATGGCGGGGAGTTTGAGTGCCATTGAGAAGAAATTACCCAAGGACCTCTTTTTAAGAACCCATCGCTCCTACTTAATTAATATCGACCAGATCCAAGAAATCCAACCCTGGTTCAACCAAACCTACCAAGTGACTTTGAGAAACGGCAGTAAGGTGCCCGTTTCACGGTCTTATCTTAAAGATTTTAAGGACCGCCTGCCTATCGAATAA
- the lrgA gene encoding antiholin-like murein hydrolase modulator LrgA encodes MEKKQTEKQEVKQANFLTQAGIFAVIMLISSYLSKLSPIPMPASVIGLILLFASLCLGIVKLEQVESLSQKLISILSFLFVPSGISLINSLGIMATSGVQIVFLVIFWTIMAMVFIGYIGEGIEWVRKKVSSSQESSESSYSYSNNVSH; translated from the coding sequence ATGGAAAAGAAACAAACAGAAAAACAAGAGGTTAAGCAAGCCAACTTTCTAACTCAAGCGGGGATCTTTGCAGTGATTATGTTAATTTCATCCTATCTATCTAAACTATCCCCCATCCCCATGCCAGCTTCAGTGATTGGTTTAATCTTACTTTTCGCCAGTCTCTGCCTAGGCATTGTCAAACTGGAACAAGTGGAAAGCTTATCACAAAAACTGATTTCGATCCTTTCCTTCCTCTTCGTCCCCTCCGGAATTTCCTTAATTAATTCTCTCGGGATTATGGCCACATCCGGCGTACAAATTGTTTTCCTAGTCATCTTCTGGACCATCATGGCCATGGTATTCATCGGTTACATCGGTGAAGGCATTGAATGGGTACGTAAGAAAGTATCCAGCTCACAAGAAAGCAGCGAAAGTTCTTACTCATACAGTAACAATGTCAGCCACTAG